In Kwoniella dendrophila CBS 6074 chromosome 7, complete sequence, the following proteins share a genomic window:
- a CDS encoding acetoacetate-CoA ligase: MSTSIEADPDLLWTPRKPSQTQTSLFREHINQTYSLSLKTYEDLYNWSIENRADFWSELWDWEKVIGEKGDYIVDQDKNLPELNPLWFKESKLNWAENQLRYSRSNPNDIAIIQTSESTSDYTPSIKKISQKELNELVGKVQRSLLRDGVKKGDRIGFWGGNVLESVLVLLATSSIGGIFSSAAPDFGLDGVKERLNQIQPKILFVTNAVVYNGVVRPLLPLLPELLKSLKNPPDKIIIINHLPENLCPIPDQLQNNNSNSHHGITINWDNWLDTSISETKFTRLGFNDPIWILFSSGTTGKPKAIVHRQGGMLLDSLREHHLAGDIGRGDIFFYYTTPGWMMFQYLISALATGATIVLYEGSPLKNPSYLFNLIDDLGITIFGTSAKWIEVISKTYPKVKDNHRLSTLKQILSTGSPLPAALFDFIYENVKKDVLVGSITGGTDVCSVFAGRNTCLPVYRGEIQSRMLGFALDTDGPRNHPGELICKQAFPIIPLGFWPLEGYGFPVEEVELAKKRFKESYFKGEEGLWYHGDYVRITPSRFGNSGGILMLGRSDGVLNPGGIRFGPTDIYSVLEGTEYAQLGVEETLVVGLMVDDGADEKVVLFVKMKQDRSLDESLIKKIRTDIRLARSARHVPAKIIQVSDIPVTLTNKRVEVPIRKLINGAPISSINPATLRNPDCLEEYAKLGRKMRQEEGMAV, from the exons ATGTCGACATCGATCGAAGCCGACCCCGACCTCTTATGGACACCTCGTAAACCATCACAAACTCAAACCTCCTTATTTCGTGAACATATAAATCAGACTTACTCCCTATCCTTAAAAACATACGAAGATCTATACAATTGGTCTATTGAAAATCGAGCAGATTTCTGGTCAGAGTTATGGGACTGGGAGAAAGTaataggtgaaaaaggtgattaTATAgttgatcaagataagaATTTACCTGAACTGAATCCATTATGGTTTAAGGAAAGTAAATTAAATTGGgcagaaaatcaattacGATATTCAAGATCTAATCCAAATGATATAGCTATAATACAAACTTCAGAATCTACTTCGGATTATACACCATCGATAAAGAAAATTAGTCAGAAGgaattaaatgaattagttGGAAAAGTTCAAAGATCTTTACTTAGAGATGGAGTAAAGAAAGGAGATAGAATTGGATTTTGGGGTGGAAATGTATTAGAATCAGTCTTAGTGCTTTTGGCAACATCAAGTATAGGTGGTATATTTTCAAGTGCAGCTCCAGATTTTGGTTTAGATGGTgtgaaagaaagattaaatcaaattcaacctAAAATCCTATTTGTAACTAATGCAGTTGTCTATAACGGTGTAGTAAGACCTTTATTACCACTCTTACCTGAATTATTGAAATCGTTAAAAAATCCACCAGATAAAATtataattatcaatcatctacCAGAGAATCTTTGTCCTATTCCAGATCAATTACAGAATAACAATAGTAATAGTCATCACGGGATAACGATAAATTGGGATAATTGGTTGGATACTTCAATATCAGAAACGAAATTTACGAGATTGGGTTTCAATGACCCAATATGgattcttttctcttcaggtACAACAGGGAAACCAAAAGCTATTGTA CATCGTCAGGGAGGGATGCTATTGGATTCTCTGCGAGAACACCATTTAGCTGGAGATATAGGTAGAGGGGATATCTTTTTCTATTACACTACACC TGGATGGATGATGTTCCAATAtttgatatcagctttagcgACAGGGGCAACGATAGTCTTATATGAAGGTTCACCTTTAAAAAACCCTTCGTACTTGTTCAAcctgattgatgatttgggAATAACGATATTTGGTACATCTGCAAAATGGATAGAAGTTATATCTAAAACATATCCAAAAGTTAAAGACAATCACAGACTGTCTACCCTAAAACAGATCTTGAGTACAGGTAGTCCTTTGCCTGCagctttatttgattttatctaCGAGAACGTcaagaaagatgttttggtTGGAAGTATAACGG GTGGGACGGATGTATGTTCGGTTTTCGCAGGAAGAAATACTTGTTTACCTGTCTATAGAGGTGAGATACAATCTAGAATGTTAGGGTT TGCTCTCGATACCGACGGACCACGTAATCATCCTGGAGAATTGATCTGCAAACAAGCATTCCCAATAATACCGCTTGGATTTTGGCCTTTGGAAGGATACGGATTTCCAGtcgaagaagttgaattagcGAAGAAACGTTTCAAAGAAAGTTATttcaaaggtgaagaaggcTTATGGT ATCACGGGGATTA TGTCCGAATAACCCCTTCTCGATTTGGAAATTCAGGGGGAATTTTGATGTTGGGTAGATCCGATGGTGTCTTGAATCCAGGTGGAATTAGGTTTGGTCCAACGGACATTTATTCAGTTCTTGAAGGTACTGAATATGCTCAATTGGGAGTAGAAGAGACATTAGTTGTTGGACTCATGGTAGATGACGGAGCTGATGAGAAAGTAGTGTTATTTGTCAAG ATGAAACAAGATAGATCACTAGATGAAAgtttgataaagaaaattagaACTGATATTAGATTAGCTAGAAGTGCTAGACATGTTCCGGCAAAG ATCATTCAAGTTTCTGATATACCGGTTACACTGACAAACAAGCGTGTCGAAG tTCCTATAAGGAAGCTTATAAATGGAGCTCCGATATCCAGTATAAATCCCGCTACTTTACGAAATCCAGATTGTTTGGAAGAGTATGCTAAGCTGGGTAGAAAGATGAGACAGGAAGAAGGGATGGCTGTATAA